A part of Gramella sp. MAR_2010_147 genomic DNA contains:
- a CDS encoding DUF202 domain-containing protein, translating into MRRVKLHNPFKTRIIDEKLLREHLALERTKLANERTLLSYIRASIYLLISGLALLQIKEYQGISLMWVGYLSLFICILFLLVGISRYIALERRLNDLLRDDNSEESESSK; encoded by the coding sequence ATGAGAAGAGTAAAACTCCACAATCCGTTTAAAACAAGAATCATTGACGAGAAACTCCTTCGGGAACATCTTGCCCTGGAGCGAACAAAACTTGCTAATGAACGCACTTTGCTCTCCTATATCAGAGCTTCAATTTATTTGCTAATTAGCGGTCTGGCTTTACTTCAAATTAAGGAATACCAGGGAATAAGCCTGATGTGGGTTGGATACCTATCATTATTTATCTGCATTCTTTTTCTTCTAGTAGGAATTTCCAGATATATTGCATTAGAAAGAAGATTAAATGATCTGCTTAGAGATGATAATTCAGAAGAATCTGAAAGTTCCAAATAA
- a CDS encoding DUF302 domain-containing protein, with product MKNTILILSLIFGFTSCSQNDPPENLSTANAKSENIENYGYPVGTGIADSEVAAAGAYNQLKQNLNKNDAIGIVAEVDHSKNANSVGKKLDYTKIIFFGNPKLGTPLMQKNQLAGLDLPQKVLFYRDENKNNIALYNSVDYLSSRHDLEGVPTLSKISGALENLVSAATKSEIKYAAHQEVSSGEGIITKTSSKSFDETYNSLRNALSTNENISIVAELDHKANAASVGLDLNPTKIIIFGNPNLGTPLLQKEQSIGLDLPQKMLVWENEEGEVFVSYNDPYFIAERHYIEGSQEILETISSALNNLSDTAISN from the coding sequence ATGAAAAATACAATTTTAATTTTAAGTCTTATTTTTGGGTTTACTTCTTGTTCGCAAAATGATCCTCCTGAAAACTTAAGCACTGCAAATGCTAAATCTGAGAATATCGAGAATTATGGGTACCCGGTAGGTACAGGAATTGCTGATAGCGAAGTCGCTGCAGCCGGAGCCTATAATCAATTAAAGCAAAATCTGAATAAAAATGATGCTATTGGTATCGTCGCAGAAGTTGATCACTCAAAAAACGCGAACTCTGTTGGGAAAAAGTTAGATTATACTAAAATCATCTTTTTTGGAAACCCTAAGCTGGGAACCCCATTGATGCAGAAAAATCAGCTGGCAGGACTAGATTTGCCTCAAAAAGTTCTGTTCTATAGAGATGAGAATAAAAATAATATAGCATTATATAACAGTGTAGATTATTTAAGTTCTCGTCATGATCTTGAAGGCGTGCCAACTTTAAGTAAAATATCCGGAGCCCTGGAAAATCTTGTTTCTGCGGCAACAAAGTCAGAGATTAAGTACGCTGCTCATCAGGAAGTAAGTTCTGGCGAAGGAATTATCACTAAAACCAGTTCCAAAAGTTTTGATGAAACTTATAATAGTTTAAGAAATGCCTTAAGCACTAATGAGAATATTTCAATAGTTGCAGAGCTGGATCATAAAGCCAACGCAGCAAGTGTAGGCCTTGATTTGAATCCAACTAAAATCATCATTTTTGGAAACCCAAATTTAGGAACCCCTTTATTGCAAAAAGAACAAAGTATTGGGCTGGATTTACCTCAGAAAATGCTGGTTTGGGAAAATGAAGAAGGAGAAGTCTTTGTTTCGTATAATGATCCATATTTTATTGCGGAAAGACATTATATTGAGGGGTCGCAGGAAATACTTGAAACCATCAGTTCTGCTTTGAACAATCTGTCTGATACTGCTATTTCCAATTAA
- a CDS encoding DUF6122 family protein, whose translation MTQQIVHYSLHFLVIGAIAYFYDKNNWLKYWLILAATMLVDLDHLLADPVFDPERCGIGFHPLHSELAITAYVLGMIFIKQKIIRLICIGLFFHMFTDFVDCIWTHARCATCLQDIF comes from the coding sequence GTGACCCAGCAAATAGTACATTATTCCCTTCATTTTTTAGTCATTGGAGCCATCGCTTATTTCTATGATAAGAATAACTGGCTTAAATACTGGTTAATTCTTGCAGCTACCATGCTGGTTGATCTGGATCACCTACTTGCAGATCCTGTATTTGACCCGGAACGCTGCGGAATTGGATTTCATCCGTTACATTCTGAACTTGCCATTACCGCTTACGTTTTGGGGATGATTTTTATAAAGCAAAAAATAATCCGATTAATATGTATCGGATTATTCTTTCATATGTTCACAGATTTTGTGGATTGTATATGGACCCACGCACGATGTGCTACCTGTCTTCAAGATATTTTTTAA